A stretch of Amycolatopsis balhimycina FH 1894 DNA encodes these proteins:
- a CDS encoding SdrD B-like domain-containing protein, which produces MGRFARPARVACVLTAALTIIGITAAPASADPGPNLKVTATVQQGRWLPGDDIPVDFTVTNIGDATANHVSGAAETVSGPYFYVPEKEWGDLRANGGTSFAPGESRTYHLHGSVNSLTEGGPLVEFTAYGELDVDGTDNSARVTVPLVPAGTTDRMGGHLYGDRDRDGKPSPGEDLAGAEVHTIGIGMSHEVVTTTDAAGRFMFEGLPVSRDFTLYFSKVPDGWVPPSSLAPLRLDGSGANTALEVKAVRPLTDVLTETITLDKTSYAVGQTGTATVTLTNTGTEPLTGLYAGCDPAGSGLELQVPDDQWGDFSPLRQTGALAAGARVVLKVSGKVPEASAFVGRTGLGCYLDGKAYVSGPYTSAQAKVPGKKADAKGQVWTDKNGNGRPDAGEGLAKVKVTLSEDGTHVLSLALTDANGFATFPQVGVGEYRIRPVGSWTTIGDSTVYVVAPPYDYGDWSLQVTAR; this is translated from the coding sequence ATGGGCAGATTCGCCCGGCCGGCACGCGTGGCCTGCGTGCTGACCGCAGCATTGACGATCATCGGGATCACCGCCGCGCCCGCCTCCGCCGATCCCGGCCCGAACCTGAAGGTCACCGCGACCGTGCAGCAGGGCCGCTGGCTGCCGGGGGACGACATCCCGGTCGACTTCACGGTCACCAACATCGGTGACGCGACCGCGAACCACGTGTCAGGGGCGGCCGAGACCGTGTCCGGGCCGTACTTCTACGTTCCGGAAAAGGAGTGGGGAGACCTGCGTGCCAACGGCGGCACGTCGTTCGCGCCGGGGGAGAGCCGCACCTACCACCTGCACGGCAGCGTCAATTCCCTCACCGAGGGCGGCCCGCTGGTGGAGTTCACCGCGTACGGCGAGCTGGACGTCGACGGGACCGACAACTCGGCGCGGGTCACGGTGCCGCTCGTGCCGGCGGGCACCACCGACCGGATGGGCGGCCACCTCTACGGCGACCGCGACCGCGACGGGAAGCCGTCGCCGGGTGAGGACCTCGCCGGGGCGGAGGTCCACACCATCGGGATCGGCATGTCGCACGAGGTGGTCACCACCACCGACGCCGCCGGCCGGTTCATGTTCGAGGGGCTGCCGGTCTCGCGCGACTTCACGCTGTACTTCTCGAAGGTCCCCGACGGCTGGGTGCCCCCGTCGAGCCTCGCGCCGCTGCGGCTGGACGGCAGCGGCGCGAACACCGCGCTGGAGGTCAAGGCCGTCCGGCCGCTCACCGACGTCCTGACCGAGACCATCACGCTCGACAAGACCAGCTACGCGGTCGGCCAGACCGGTACGGCGACGGTCACGCTCACCAACACCGGAACCGAGCCGCTGACCGGCCTGTACGCGGGTTGCGACCCCGCGGGCAGCGGCCTCGAACTGCAGGTGCCGGACGACCAGTGGGGTGACTTCAGCCCGCTTCGCCAGACGGGTGCGCTGGCGGCGGGGGCGCGTGTGGTGCTCAAGGTCTCCGGCAAGGTGCCGGAGGCGTCGGCGTTCGTCGGCCGCACGGGTCTCGGGTGCTACCTCGACGGCAAGGCGTACGTCTCCGGCCCGTACACGTCCGCGCAGGCCAAGGTGCCGGGCAAGAAGGCCGACGCCAAGGGGCAGGTCTGGACCGACAAGAACGGTAACGGGCGGCCGGACGCAGGCGAGGGCCTGGCGAAGGTCAAGGTCACGCTGAGTGAGGACGGCACCCACGTCCTTTCGCTGGCCCTGACCGACGCGAACGGCTTCGCGACGTTCCCGCAGGTCGGCGTCGGGGAGTACCGGATCCGGCCGGTGGGGTCGTGGACGACGATCGGTGACTCGACCGTGTACGTCGTGGCGCCGCCGTACGACTACGGCGACTGGAGCTTGCAGGTGACTGCGCGCTGA
- a CDS encoding GTP pyrophosphokinase — protein MTTDPAAQDASLREAADELAVAGQLPRFLLMYKFVLEELMTKLRILSEEFDFVHQHDPIEHITSRVKRPEAIKEKVRRRGLGGDWVSAAAALDDIAGIRVVCPFVSDVYEVARMLTAQDDVELLRTKDYIADPKANGYRSLHLIVRIPVFLSDRVEKVKVEVQLRTIAMDFWAAVEHKLSYKYRDSVPPDFAGELAAAARTAADLDSRMAALHERIR, from the coding sequence GTGACCACCGACCCGGCGGCCCAGGACGCTTCCCTGCGCGAGGCGGCCGACGAGCTCGCCGTCGCCGGGCAGCTCCCGCGGTTCCTCCTGATGTACAAGTTCGTCCTCGAAGAGCTGATGACGAAGCTGCGCATCCTCAGCGAGGAGTTCGACTTCGTCCACCAGCACGACCCGATCGAGCACATCACGAGCCGGGTGAAGCGGCCTGAGGCGATCAAGGAGAAGGTACGCCGTCGCGGACTGGGCGGCGACTGGGTGTCCGCGGCCGCCGCTCTCGACGACATCGCCGGCATCCGCGTGGTCTGCCCGTTCGTCTCCGACGTCTACGAGGTCGCCCGGATGCTCACCGCGCAGGACGACGTGGAGCTGCTGCGCACCAAGGACTACATCGCCGACCCCAAGGCCAACGGCTACCGCAGCCTGCACCTCATCGTCCGCATCCCGGTGTTCCTGTCCGACCGGGTGGAGAAGGTCAAGGTGGAGGTCCAGCTCCGCACCATCGCCATGGACTTCTGGGCGGCGGTGGAGCACAAGCTGTCGTACAAGTACCGCGACAGCGTCCCGCCCGACTTCGCCGGCGAACTCGCGGCGGCGGCCCGGACGGCCGCGGACCTCGACTCCCGGATGGCCGCGCTGCACGAACGCATCCGCTGA
- a CDS encoding DUF998 domain-containing protein, producing MATIPARRVSVAVSLTGIAALVTGATLVLLLQVIPPTDEISVTRRTISEYGLSDHKWVFDLAVVLVALGSAAGLAVLGRQRRLPVPAAILGTLWTVGLLVIVAFPKPDWATVSRADFGGTMHRIASVVAFVALPLAVLVAVRTAFPASPGRRWSARLLAIASLGWFAVILGAVVVAAVDGGRWWTLIPLGLVERGMALTELIALGVLLAPVGERSARRP from the coding sequence ATGGCCACGATCCCTGCGCGACGAGTGTCGGTCGCGGTGTCGCTGACGGGCATCGCCGCGCTGGTGACCGGTGCCACCCTGGTGCTGCTGCTGCAGGTCATCCCGCCGACCGACGAGATCAGCGTCACCCGCCGCACGATCAGCGAGTACGGCCTCTCCGACCACAAATGGGTCTTCGACCTCGCCGTCGTCCTGGTCGCCCTCGGGTCGGCCGCGGGACTCGCGGTCCTGGGCCGTCAGCGGCGGCTCCCGGTGCCGGCGGCCATCCTGGGGACACTGTGGACGGTCGGGCTGCTGGTCATCGTCGCTTTCCCGAAGCCGGACTGGGCGACGGTCTCCCGCGCGGACTTCGGCGGCACAATGCACCGGATCGCCAGCGTGGTGGCGTTCGTCGCGCTGCCGCTGGCGGTGCTGGTGGCGGTGCGGACGGCGTTCCCCGCCTCGCCCGGCCGCCGCTGGTCGGCACGGCTGCTCGCGATCGCGTCCCTGGGCTGGTTCGCGGTCATCCTGGGCGCGGTCGTGGTGGCCGCGGTGGACGGCGGCCGCTGGTGGACGCTCATCCCGCTCGGCCTGGTGGAACGCGGGATGGCACTCACCGAGCTGATCGCGCTGGGCGTCCTGCTGGCGCCGGTCGGCGAACGGTCCGCCCGCCGGCCGTAA
- a CDS encoding M14 family zinc carboxypeptidase, translated as MLASAVALAGTFVALPAGTAGAAQNILRADKSVARSCFAKVLPKGTSGADRRELTSTVDGLVQARLKAAQGAEGDWDVAVFDKATGAVVAASTALRSHELAESFVKKGQQLVVQGCRYGGSAGQVQLGVDFLALTPQGTPTGAAAAAQRAELVRVETPTRADKNKLTALGLDVTEKGDATGVEVVLAGDADRQTLKNSGFKSKVIEADLSAKSVQDAKADRQYAAKTAASALPSGRTSYRHLYEYNYELKELARKNPTLVSAFTMPESTWEGRDVVGVEIATDVKNLTDGKPVNFTMGVHHAREWPAGEHVMEWAYELVNGYSHDAAIRSLVGKTRNIVVPIINPDGFEISREAEPKGDFTRFDYEMKRKNCNVSDSPPQYATGVCKANPGGRLRGTDPNRNYAGFWGGNGAELAWSGDTFRGSAPFSEPEVRNVRSIVSSRQVTNLITMHTVAALVLRPPGVADVRPPLEEPQYKALGDKLASRNGYTSEPSWALYDTTGTTEDWSYWATGGWGFTIEVGGNGFHGPYADNVVAEYEGLAPATGAGKGGNRQAFLDMLGNAADPQQHSTLIGSAPKGYQLKLHKTFQTPTSPVLQPDGSTKPPIYYTDDLNSKFTATGGRFAWSVNPSTRPYVAGRYGRTPQGPAQQGFAVANPAGVPPINQNYPTDATGESFTFHVDGLPKVDNGKFSVNINWKNTTTDWDLYIYDSAGNLVSSSANGGTTSEHAVLFDPPAGDYKAVVVNYDQTDPNVPDDWTGDVSFASPVPPTYGTKEAYQLTCSSPNGKLVGVADVFVDRAQTVDVGEVCTRSAHAQKQRASGGVR; from the coding sequence ATGCTGGCTTCGGCCGTCGCGCTGGCCGGAACGTTCGTCGCGTTACCGGCCGGCACCGCGGGCGCGGCGCAGAACATCCTGCGTGCCGACAAGTCGGTCGCGCGCTCGTGCTTCGCGAAAGTGCTGCCCAAGGGGACGTCAGGCGCCGACCGCCGCGAGCTCACGTCCACCGTGGACGGTCTCGTCCAGGCCCGGCTCAAGGCCGCCCAGGGCGCCGAGGGCGACTGGGACGTCGCCGTGTTCGACAAGGCCACGGGCGCCGTGGTCGCCGCCTCGACGGCGTTGCGTTCCCACGAACTCGCCGAAAGCTTCGTGAAAAAGGGCCAGCAGCTCGTCGTCCAGGGCTGCCGCTACGGCGGCTCGGCCGGCCAGGTCCAGCTCGGCGTCGACTTCCTCGCGCTGACCCCGCAGGGCACGCCGACCGGCGCTGCCGCGGCGGCGCAGCGCGCGGAGCTCGTCCGCGTCGAGACGCCCACGCGCGCCGACAAGAACAAGCTGACCGCCCTCGGCCTCGACGTCACCGAGAAGGGTGACGCGACCGGGGTCGAGGTCGTCCTCGCCGGCGACGCCGACCGCCAGACGCTCAAGAACAGCGGTTTCAAGTCGAAGGTGATCGAGGCCGACCTCTCGGCCAAGTCCGTCCAGGACGCGAAGGCCGACCGCCAGTACGCCGCGAAGACCGCCGCGTCGGCGCTGCCGTCCGGGCGCACCAGCTACCGGCACCTCTACGAGTACAACTACGAGCTGAAGGAACTGGCCCGCAAGAACCCCACCCTGGTTTCGGCGTTCACCATGCCGGAATCGACGTGGGAGGGCCGCGACGTCGTCGGCGTCGAAATCGCCACCGATGTCAAGAACCTGACCGACGGCAAGCCGGTGAACTTCACCATGGGCGTGCACCACGCCCGGGAGTGGCCGGCCGGCGAGCACGTCATGGAGTGGGCGTACGAGCTGGTCAACGGCTACTCGCACGATGCCGCCATCCGGTCGCTGGTGGGCAAGACGCGCAACATCGTCGTGCCGATCATCAACCCGGACGGCTTCGAGATCTCCCGCGAAGCCGAGCCCAAGGGTGACTTCACCCGGTTCGACTACGAGATGAAGCGCAAGAACTGCAACGTCAGCGACTCGCCGCCGCAGTACGCCACCGGCGTCTGCAAGGCGAACCCGGGCGGCCGCCTGCGCGGCACCGACCCGAACCGCAACTACGCCGGGTTCTGGGGCGGTAACGGTGCGGAGCTGGCCTGGAGCGGCGACACCTTCCGCGGGTCCGCGCCGTTCAGCGAGCCCGAGGTGCGGAACGTGCGTTCGATCGTGTCCTCGCGCCAGGTGACCAACCTGATCACGATGCACACCGTCGCCGCGCTGGTGCTGCGCCCGCCGGGCGTGGCGGACGTCCGCCCGCCGCTGGAGGAGCCGCAGTACAAGGCCCTCGGCGACAAGCTGGCCTCGCGCAACGGCTACACCAGCGAGCCGAGCTGGGCGCTGTACGACACGACCGGCACCACCGAGGACTGGTCGTACTGGGCCACCGGTGGCTGGGGCTTCACCATCGAGGTGGGCGGCAACGGCTTCCACGGGCCCTACGCCGACAACGTCGTGGCGGAGTACGAGGGCCTCGCGCCCGCGACCGGCGCCGGCAAGGGCGGCAACCGCCAGGCGTTCCTGGACATGCTGGGCAACGCGGCCGACCCGCAGCAGCACTCGACGCTGATCGGCTCGGCGCCCAAGGGCTACCAGCTCAAGCTGCACAAGACGTTCCAGACGCCGACGTCGCCGGTGCTGCAGCCGGACGGCTCCACCAAGCCGCCGATCTACTACACCGACGACTTGAACTCGAAGTTCACCGCGACCGGCGGCCGGTTCGCCTGGTCGGTCAACCCGTCGACGCGGCCGTACGTGGCCGGCCGGTACGGGCGCACCCCGCAGGGCCCGGCTCAGCAGGGCTTCGCGGTCGCCAACCCCGCGGGCGTGCCGCCGATCAACCAGAACTACCCGACGGACGCGACCGGCGAGTCGTTCACCTTCCACGTCGACGGCCTGCCGAAGGTGGACAACGGGAAGTTCAGCGTCAACATCAACTGGAAGAACACCACGACCGACTGGGACCTGTACATCTACGACTCGGCGGGCAACCTGGTCAGCTCGTCGGCGAACGGCGGCACGACGTCCGAGCACGCCGTGCTGTTCGACCCGCCGGCCGGCGACTACAAGGCCGTGGTGGTCAACTACGACCAGACCGACCCGAACGTGCCCGACGACTGGACTGGTGACGTGTCGTTCGCGTCGCCGGTCCCGCCGACGTACGGGACGAAGGAGGCCTACCAGCTGACCTGCTCGTCGCCGAACGGCAAGCTCGTCGGCGTGGCGGACGTCTTCGTCGACCGCGCCCAGACGGTCGACGTCGGCGAGGTCTGCACCCGGTCCGCGCACGCGCAGAAGCAGCGCGCTTCGGGCGGCGTCCGGTAG
- a CDS encoding non-ribosomal peptide synthetase → MIERLLAARGDLPALLAEDGTVTTYRELAAQVTALSAWLRGFVDRDQVVAVAEGNSPSAVATLLATASVAVCAPVPAGRSADVRGLGASVVIADSAEADVPVIRPFEEVGRVSGPRCSVPGTALLVRTSGSTGAAKLVPLSGDALLHAASLVAGTLELTPADRGLNVLPLHHTHGLVGVVLSTLTAGASVVCLPGYRDDGMLAAFRTFTPTWYSAVPAIHARVAAFAAGGRLDGHRLRFTRSASAPLPETLRLRLGDALGVPVLQAYALTEAPGEICAHSPSVPVTPGTVGPPVGCEVSVRASGEIMVRGPHVCPGYLSTVDGPLTEHPGGRLATGDLGRLTGDGDLVLSGRRDDVINRAGEKVFPEELENVLAGHPGVTDVVVAGAADPVLGEAVVAVVVASEDTTDDDLRRHCARTSGRGPDRFARVTEIPRSATGKVNRRALVASLGPAPEVADVLGAVAAIWAEVLFLRSPDPDTGLDELGGESLHGARIEALVAERLGVRLPPSAILDRGITIRKMAALVQDA, encoded by the coding sequence ATGATTGAGCGGCTCCTGGCCGCCCGCGGCGACCTGCCGGCGTTGCTCGCGGAGGACGGCACGGTCACCACCTACCGGGAGCTGGCCGCGCAGGTCACGGCGCTTTCCGCCTGGCTGCGGGGGTTCGTGGACCGGGACCAGGTCGTCGCGGTGGCCGAAGGCAACTCGCCGTCGGCGGTCGCCACGCTGCTCGCGACCGCCTCGGTCGCCGTGTGCGCGCCGGTGCCCGCCGGGCGATCGGCCGACGTGCGCGGGCTTGGCGCGTCCGTGGTCATCGCGGACTCGGCCGAGGCCGACGTTCCGGTGATCCGGCCGTTCGAGGAGGTCGGCCGGGTGTCCGGGCCGCGGTGTTCGGTGCCGGGAACCGCTTTGCTCGTCCGGACTTCGGGCAGCACCGGCGCGGCGAAGCTCGTGCCGCTGTCCGGTGATGCGTTGCTGCACGCGGCGTCACTGGTGGCGGGGACACTGGAACTCACCCCGGCCGATCGCGGGCTGAACGTGCTGCCGCTGCACCACACGCACGGTCTCGTCGGCGTGGTGCTGTCGACCCTGACGGCCGGGGCGAGCGTCGTCTGCCTGCCGGGCTACCGCGACGACGGGATGCTCGCCGCGTTTCGCACGTTCACGCCGACCTGGTACAGCGCGGTTCCGGCGATCCACGCGCGGGTGGCCGCGTTCGCCGCCGGCGGGCGACTCGACGGGCACCGGCTGCGGTTCACGCGGTCGGCGTCCGCCCCGCTGCCGGAGACTTTGCGCCTGCGGCTCGGGGACGCGCTCGGCGTCCCGGTGCTGCAGGCCTACGCGCTGACCGAAGCGCCGGGCGAGATCTGCGCGCACAGCCCGTCCGTGCCGGTGACACCGGGCACGGTCGGGCCGCCGGTCGGCTGCGAGGTCTCCGTGCGCGCGTCGGGCGAGATCATGGTGCGCGGGCCGCACGTCTGCCCCGGCTATCTGTCCACGGTGGATGGCCCGCTGACGGAGCACCCCGGTGGCCGGCTGGCCACCGGCGACCTCGGCCGGCTCACCGGCGACGGCGACCTCGTGCTGTCCGGGCGCCGCGACGACGTGATCAACCGCGCCGGTGAGAAGGTCTTCCCGGAGGAGCTGGAGAACGTTCTGGCCGGGCATCCGGGCGTGACCGACGTGGTGGTCGCCGGCGCGGCGGACCCGGTCCTCGGCGAGGCCGTGGTCGCCGTCGTCGTCGCCTCCGAGGACACGACCGACGACGACCTCCGCCGCCACTGCGCACGGACGTCCGGCCGCGGCCCGGACCGGTTCGCGCGGGTCACGGAGATCCCGCGCTCGGCCACCGGCAAGGTGAACCGCCGCGCGCTGGTCGCCTCGCTCGGCCCGGCGCCCGAGGTCGCTGATGTGCTCGGCGCCGTCGCCGCCATCTGGGCCGAGGTGCTGTTCCTGCGTTCACCCGACCCGGACACCGGCCTGGACGAGCTGGGCGGCGAGTCGCTGCACGGCGCCCGCATCGAAGCGCTGGTCGCCGAACGCCTCGGCGTCCGGCTGCCGCCGTCGGCGATCCTGGACCGGGGGATCACGATCCGCAAGATGGCGGCCCTGGTCCAGGATGCATGA